The sequence below is a genomic window from Kitasatospora kifunensis.
TGTGACGACTCTGCAGACCGAGATCGAGGAGCTCTGGGAGCGTCGGGACGAGGTCTCGCTGGACAGTGCCGAGGCGGTGGCCGCCGTGGACGCGGCGATCGAGCTGCTGGACACCGGGCGGGCCCGGGTGTCCGAGCTGGTGGACGGCGAGATCCTGGTCCACGAGTGGCTGAAGGCCTCGATCCTGCTGCTCTACAAGCAGGCCCAGCCGCAGCTCTCGCAGTTCGGCCCCTTCGAGTGCGCCGACAAGATTCCGCTGAAGTCCCAGATCGCCGGCTCCGGCGTCCAGGTCTCGCCCGGCGCCGTGATCCGGCGCGGCAGCTACCAGGAGCCCGGCGTGGTGGTGATGCCCAGTCACATCGGCATCGGCTCCTACGTCGGCGAGGGCACGCTGGTGGACTCCTGGGTCGGCATCGGCTCCTGTGCCCAGATCGGTCGCAACGTCCACCTCTCCGGCGGGGTCGGCCTCGGCGGGATGATCGAGCCGCCGATGGCCAAGCCGGTGGTGATCGAGGACGACGCCTTCATCGGCGCCCGGTCGATGGTCTACAGCGGTGCCCGGGTCGGCGAGGGAGCCCTGCTCGGTGCCGGGTCGCTGCTGACCGACACGATTCCGGTGATCGACGCCGCGACCGGAGAAGAGCTCAGCCGCGGCTTCGTCCCGCCGTGGACCGTCGCGGTGCCCGCCAGCCGTCCGCGCGAGTTCGCCGGTGGCACCTTCGGCCTGCCCTGCCTGCTGGTGATCAAGCACCTGAAGAAGGGCGAGCGCCATGACAAGGCCAAGCTCAACGACGTGGTGCGCACCCAGCCGAAGCTGACTCTCTGACGCGGCGCCTGCTGTCGCCCCGTCACTTTCCATACCTGTCTGAGGAGTACCTTTCCCGTGCCTGCCAACGGAATCCTGCCGATACTCAAACGCCACCCCGAACTCGAGGAGCTGCACTCCCGCCTGCTGGCCTTCCTGGATGCCGAGCTCCCCACGCCGCTGTGCGAGGAGGACAGCCGGCCCGACTGGTCGGCCCTGCGTCGTGCGGCGGCCGGGGCCGGGCTCACCGGCATCGACCTGAGCGCCTGGGAGGGGAGCGAGGCGGGCGGCCGGGTGGCCCAGGGGATGGCCATGTTCCTCGCGGGGGAGCGGGACTGCGACGCGCGGGAGGTCTTCAGCAGCGGGCATGCCGCGATGGCGCTGCACTACGGCACGCCCGAGCTTGTTCAGCAGACGCGCGAACAGGTGGTCGTCCGAGGCGAGTTGGCGGGGGTGGCGTCCAGTGAGCCGCAGTCCGGGTCGGACCTGCGGGGCTTTCGCACCGTGCTGGTCGACCACGGCGACCACTACACGCTGTCCGGCTCGAAGGGGTTGATCAGCCGGGTCGAGGAGGCGTACGGCTTCGTCGTCTTCGCCAAGATCATCACGCCTGAGCAGGTCGGCACCATCGACCTGCGCCAGGTGCCGCTGTCGGCCCTCTGGGTGCCGATGAACACCAAGGGCGTGCTGACCGAGACCACCGAGCCGCTGGGCATGCGGGGTTGGAGCTTCGGGCACCTGCACTTCGTGGATGCCCAGCTGCCCAAGGAACTGCTGCTCGGGGCGCCCGGCGATGGTCGACGGATCTTCGACACGCACTTCTCCGCCTGGCGGTTGATGATGTCCCTGGTCTGCCTGGGCGCGGCCGCCGCCGCGATCCGGGAGTCCGCGGACCGGACCCGTCGGCGCACCGTGGGCCGGCTGCCGCTGGCCGCGATCCCCTCCGTCGCCGCCCGACTGGGGACGGCCGCGGCCGAGGTCGAAGCCGCGACCGCCTGGTGCTTCGCGCTGCTCGAGCGGATCGACCAGGGGGACATCGACGCCGCCGCCTGCTCGGCCGCCAAGGCCCTGGCCACCGACGTGGCCTACCGCGCCGTGGATCTGGCCCTCCAACTGCACGGCAGCGAGGGGTACACCCGGCGCACCCCGATGGAGAAGCGGCTGCGCGACATCCGCGGACTGCGGATCGCGGACGGGCCCAACGACACGCTCTACAGCGTGCTGGCCCACGCGATGCTGACCGAGGGCGAGGCGCCGCAGGGGCAGGCGCCGCAGTCCGAGGACCTCCGACTGCTGGCCAGCCGCTGAGATGGACAGTCAGCCGACCGCCGTCACGGCACCCTTCCGGTCCGAAGTCGTCCAGATCCTCGAGGTGTTGGCAGCAGAGCGGGAACGGGAGGTCCTGCGGTCCGCCGAGCAGTGCTTCAGCGCGGGTGAACTGCTCGATCTGACCTACCGGTTGGCCTGGGCCATGCACGCCCGGGGCATCGAACGCGGCCAGACCGTCACCCTGCTGAGCGGGAACCTGCCGGCGGCCATCGCCGCCCGCTACGCCGCCAACCTGCTCGGCTGCCGGGTCAACCAGCTCTACACCAAGCTGCCGGCCGAGACCCAGGCGATCATGGTGCGCGACGTCGAGACGCACGCGCTGATCATCGACCCCGGGCACGCCGAACGGGCAGCGCAGATCACCGAGTTGGCGCCGGTGGACACCGTGCTGGTGCTCGGTCCGACGGCGCTGGGCAGCGACCTGCTGGCGCTGGCCGCTGTGTACTCGGCGGGCCGGGGGGACCTGGCGGACCCGTTCCCCAGCCAGGCGCGGCCCGAGGACGTGCGGACCATCCGGCACTCCGGCGGCACCACGGGCCACTCCAAGGGCATCTGCGTCAGCTACGGCCAAGTCCGGCCGTTCGGACCCGAGTTGCCCGACGACCCGAATCAGCCGCCGCGCCTGCTGGTGTGCACCACCATCGCGCACGCGGCCGGGCAGATGACCGACAAGGTGCTGCGAGCCGGCGGCAGCGTGGTGCTGCTGCCGGAGTTCGAGGCGGCCGCCGTGCTCGCGGCGATCGAGGCCGAACGCATCACCGACCTGTTCCTGATGCCACCGCTGCTCTACCAGCTGATCGACCACCCGCGGGCCGAGCTCACCGACACCAGTAGCCTGCGTCGCCTGAGCTACGGCGGCTGCCAGGCCTCGCCGGCCCGGATCACCGACGCGCTGCGGCGGCTCGGCCCGGTGCTGGTGCAGCTCTACGGGCAGCACGAGGCCGGCATCATCAGCGTGTTGGCCGCCGAGGACCACGATCCACTGCATCCCGAGCGGCT
It includes:
- a CDS encoding AMP-binding protein, translated to MDSQPTAVTAPFRSEVVQILEVLAAEREREVLRSAEQCFSAGELLDLTYRLAWAMHARGIERGQTVTLLSGNLPAAIAARYAANLLGCRVNQLYTKLPAETQAIMVRDVETHALIIDPGHAERAAQITELAPVDTVLVLGPTALGSDLLALAAVYSAGRGDLADPFPSQARPEDVRTIRHSGGTTGHSKGICVSYGQVRPFGPELPDDPNQPPRLLVCTTIAHAAGQMTDKVLRAGGSVVLLPEFEAAAVLAAIEAERITDLFLMPPLLYQLIDHPRAELTDTSSLRRLSYGGCQASPARITDALRRLGPVLVQLYGQHEAGIISVLAAEDHDPLHPERLRSVGRIAPGYQVVIRDESGRELPAGAHGEVCVRSDTLMLGYWKQPELTAATVKDGWLHTGDVGHLDEDGFLTIVDRLKDLINTGGGHVYTSEVENLLNSHPQVRQSAVFGVLDADRVERVHAVVVPVAGSRPTAQELCALVRERRGTTHEPAHLGFAETLPLTDAGKPDKKVLRRWAEEAREAAGSGRA
- a CDS encoding acyl-CoA dehydrogenase family protein, producing the protein MPANGILPILKRHPELEELHSRLLAFLDAELPTPLCEEDSRPDWSALRRAAAGAGLTGIDLSAWEGSEAGGRVAQGMAMFLAGERDCDAREVFSSGHAAMALHYGTPELVQQTREQVVVRGELAGVASSEPQSGSDLRGFRTVLVDHGDHYTLSGSKGLISRVEEAYGFVVFAKIITPEQVGTIDLRQVPLSALWVPMNTKGVLTETTEPLGMRGWSFGHLHFVDAQLPKELLLGAPGDGRRIFDTHFSAWRLMMSLVCLGAAAAAIRESADRTRRRTVGRLPLAAIPSVAARLGTAAAEVEAATAWCFALLERIDQGDIDAAACSAAKALATDVAYRAVDLALQLHGSEGYTRRTPMEKRLRDIRGLRIADGPNDTLYSVLAHAMLTEGEAPQGQAPQSEDLRLLASR
- a CDS encoding 2,3,4,5-tetrahydropyridine-2,6-dicarboxylate N-succinyltransferase, whose protein sequence is MTTLQTEIEELWERRDEVSLDSAEAVAAVDAAIELLDTGRARVSELVDGEILVHEWLKASILLLYKQAQPQLSQFGPFECADKIPLKSQIAGSGVQVSPGAVIRRGSYQEPGVVVMPSHIGIGSYVGEGTLVDSWVGIGSCAQIGRNVHLSGGVGLGGMIEPPMAKPVVIEDDAFIGARSMVYSGARVGEGALLGAGSLLTDTIPVIDAATGEELSRGFVPPWTVAVPASRPREFAGGTFGLPCLLVIKHLKKGERHDKAKLNDVVRTQPKLTL